A section of the Glandiceps talaboti chromosome 8, keGlaTala1.1, whole genome shotgun sequence genome encodes:
- the LOC144439300 gene encoding uncharacterized protein LOC144439300 yields MSSDVGLSKRRKCVSSTTSSIDSSHTCHPLFKLRPTSSPTCPFGGSAAASGTDSGSSVRAPSTSTWDATHHHLLNFNLHRGRKAPAEYAARFLFENRQDVIIHRIMDTLFMSTPTLNKTFELDPPRIIQDGVVDKSTLKHLIENNEVLKYAINLFNECEIAFNLETVSLEDYPALSKYIHKEVKVKGKTTLREHIITDIKILILKIIACCKKQDSRKEVLDVIIRDMMVLVVVGENCRAEYNINVHEATKRWFEICGSQVTAITKVRMEYNPHTLIPHAVILSENNSGMPEKKSTALRRPYKKTHMEHKKISQVIGQALSVAEKSVFETDDYKIVYHISLMGLEKLVITRTHVAKNTIKKMKEGCLVEKKVASSPSDVEPSPSGVEPSPSKVAPSPSDVEPPPSKVVPSSSDVEPPPSDVAPSPSKVAPSPSDVEPPPSKVVPSSSGVEPPPSDVEPCHSHVELSPSHVVDTSFHLDNNPVNIFLYLYIPTLFLVKLCNFDHQPTVKDAPKTQKRKSKPILKLPSKRKQDEMIPTKKRKKT; encoded by the exons ATGTCGAGTGATGTAGGGTTATCGAAAAGAAGGAAATGTGTTTCAAGTACAACTTCAAGTATCGACAGTAGCCATACATGTCACCCACTTTTCAAATTACGTCCGACTTCGTCGCCTACCTGTCCTTTCGGCGGATCAGCAGCAGCTAGTGGTACTGATTCGGGATCGAGTGTTCGTGCTCCTTCGACTAGTACGTGGGATGCAACGCACCATCATCTATTGAACTTCAATTTACACAGGGGCAGAAAGGCTCCTGCAGAATATGCTGCTCGTTTCCTATTCGAAAATCGCCAGGATGTCATCATACACCGTATAATGGACACACTATTTATGTCCACACCAACGCTAAATAAAACCTTTGAATTAGACCCACCAAGAATTATACAAGATGGCGTCGTGGACAAGTCAACCTTGAAACATTTAATAG aaAATAATGAAGTCCTGAAGTATGCGATTAACCTGTTTAACGAATGTGAGATTGCCTTCAACTTAGAGACAGTATCCTTGGAAGATTATCCTGCATTGAGT AAGTACATACACAAGGAGGTTAAAGTCAAGGGAAAAACAACATTAAGAGAACATATTATTACAGATATAAAAATACTCATATTGAAAATCATCGCATGTTGTAAAAAACAAGACAGCAGAAAGGAAGTTCTTGATGTCATTATACGTGACATGATGGTACTTGTCGTTGTGGGTGAAAACTGTAGAGCAGAGTACAATATTAA TGTACATGAAGCAACCAAGAGATGGTTTGAAATCTGTGGATCACAAGTGACAGCAATAACTAAAGTTCGAATGGAATATAATCCCCACACACTTATTCCACATGCAGTCATTTTAAGTGAG AACAACAGTGGTATGCCCGAGAAAAAATCAACTGCATTGAGGCGTCCTtacaagaaaacacatatgGAACATAAGAAAATCTCACAGGTTATTGGCCAGGCTCTCAGTGTTGCAGAAAAGTCTGTATTTGAAACAGATGATTATAAGATTGTGTACCATATTTCTCTTATGGGTTTAGAAAAGCTTGTTATCACTCGTACACACGTTGCAAAGAACACCATTAAGAAAATGAAGGAGGGTTGCCTGGTGGAAAAAAAAGTTGCGTCATCTCCTTCAGATGTTGAGCCATCTCCTTCAGGTGTTGAGCCATCTCCTTCCAAAGTTGCGCCATCTCCTTCAGATGTTGAGCCACCTCCTTCGAAAGTTGTGCCATCTTCTTCAGATGTTGAGCCACCTCCTTCAGATGTTGCGCCATCTCCTTCCAAAGTTGCGCCATCTCCTTCAGATGTTGAGCCACCTCCTTCGAAAGTTGTGCCATCTTCTTCAGGTGTTGAGCCACCTCCTTCAGATGTTGAGCCATGTCATTCACATGTTGAACTATCTCCTTCACACGTGGTTGACACATCCTTTCACCTTGACAACAACCCTGTCAACATTTTCCTTTATTTGTACATACCAACTTTATTTCTGGTGAAACTTTGTAATTTTGATCACCAACCTACTGTAAAAGATGcaccaaaaacacaaaaaagaaaatcaaaaccaATCTTGAAACTTCCAAGTAAGAGGAAGCAAGATGAAATGATTCCCACAAAGAAAAGGAAGAAAACCTAG
- the LOC144439301 gene encoding uncharacterized protein LOC144439301: protein MCSAVKKKRTQKGSSKTQNAPQGMSDAISQIKQGVKLKRVAVVDTSQDKPVEKFDAVQDELRKSLRKRRSKTEGDISKMSKMPSSSRPTSLLQIDTVPEECLQQENNASKVQNVESDSGDKTSNNRDSVFTEHVKSTATASENKSNIKSILLGPIGGKLTKKSNKMKNVKTKLYKSSQRELQDFPEEHVDEHEMSELISNRFRHALIYNGYVTSDGRGEEVANGPSVLSQTLIIQHNMAESRQERHECPEIIEYIANSNKGKGMHMGESEKQKQHDGSDLSRLFIGSNSVTEKDIPDIAHIDDGNVDTERQDTTVPQSVVMKMNNMEATDTDQAVSLSVDTVRTIENKIGDSLESKIVDSVEIESVNTIERETVDAIEKEAVDAIERGTVDAIERATVDAIERETVDTIERETVDAIERETVDAIERETMDAIERETMDAIEREAVDAIEKEAVDAIEREPADVIERVTVDAIERETVDAIEREAVDAIERETVDAIEMKTVDAIERETVDATEMKTVDATERETVDAIERETVDAIERETVDAIERETVDAIEMKTVDATERETVDTIERETVDAIERETVDAIERETVDAIERETADAIEMKTVDAIEREVVDTIERETVDTIENDIVQPMQGKPTNTTKGESFDNKEIEPIDTKGNETVETKYKETVYTKDSDAVDTTENETVDVIDSKTVYVVECQIVDSNIGSETFDTEERQTVHTTKSETIGTKDSQTVYTTCTDSKTIDAKDSSTVDSKLEDNENLENSNTVDAKHEDIETLDTKDRQTGLRDSETIDNVKDDEIVSGQTSDCEESQISHGREIVRQSENRHGDEGIDVFYDSDEVLVIKEDGEDVRSRSSSDSSTAVGEYTFNSGTDEDDTDRIPDKSTKEPICKPGGDHSGQSTDVVSNEITVNDSLLTIAAYQNTQMTLDSVPNVVDNNDQARGTMVYSNVVTQTIGQGQEDDTTHVDKKVEDGKETKCQCNVDAASTEADVQCTIRTGSVCREPTKEGRADPDIDHQLSSILQRVRQKIDDYEGKTEGETKQDAASNSVSRVDKEVSSSQLQPYQVHLETARTFEDGNRNVEENRTRNVFKVKRDPKQGKTPVKTPRPTTSQATTSQYGEADPKLDAILKRQRQRSDVDADDINKPTQEMESDCCRSIGMESKSIDSGVTRDLDLERENTSELKTDIVQNFKVTYV, encoded by the exons ATGTGTAGTGCTGTGAAAAAGAAGAGAACTCAGAAAGGTTCTTCAAAAACACAGA ATGCTCCACAGGGAATGAGTGATGCCATTAGTCAGATCAAGCAAGGTGTGAAACTGAAACGTGTTGCG GTGGTCGATACTTCGCAGGATAAACCTGTGGAAAAATTTGATGCAGTTCAGGATGAATTAAGAAAGAGTTTACGTAAAAGAAGAAGCAAAACGGAAGgtgatatttcaaaaatgtctaaAATGCCCTCTAGTAG TAGACCCACCAGTCTGCTGCAGATTGATACAGTGCCAGAAGAATGTCTACAACAGGAAAACAACGCCAGCAAAGTCCAAAACGTAGAGTCAGACAGTGGTGATAAAACGAGCAACAACCGAGACAGTGTATTTACAGAACATGTTAAAAGTACAGCCACTGCCAGTGAAAACAAA AGTAATATTAAGTCCATCTTATTAGGACCAATTGGTGGTAAATTGAccaaaaaaagtaataaaatgaaaaatgtcaaaacaaagTTGTACAAATCTTCGCAACGTGAACTGCAAGATTTCCCAGAAGAACACGTAGATGAACATGAGATGTCAGAATTAATATCAAACAG ATTCAGACATGCATTAATATACAATGGGTATGTGACTAGCGATGGTCGTGGGGAAGAAGTAGCTAATGGACCATCAGTGCTTTCacaaacattaattatacaGCATAACATGGCAGAAAGTCGACAAGAGAGGCACGAATGTCCTGAAATTATTGAGTATATCGCTAATAGTAACAAAGGAAAGGGTATGCATATGGGAGAGTCAGAGAAGCAGAAACAACATGACGGCTCAGATCTAAGCAGGTTATTCATTGGTTCAAATTCTGTAACGGAAAAGGATATACCTGACATTGCCCATATTGATGATGGTAACGTTGATACTGAAAGACAAGATACCACAGTACCTCAAAGTGTTGtcatgaaaatgaacaatatggAAGCAACAGATACTGACCAGGCAGTTTCTCTTTCTGTCGATACCGTCCGTACCATCGAGAACAAAATCGGTGATAGCTTAGAAAGTAAAATCGTTGATAGCGTAGAGATCGAAAGTGTTAATACGATAGAGAGGGAAACCGTTGATGCCATAGAGAAAGAAGCCGTGGATGCCATAGAGAGGGGAACTGTTGATGCTATAGAGAGGGCAACCGTGGATGCTATAGAGAGGGAAACCGTCGATACCATAGAGAGGGAAACCGTTGATGCCATAGAGAGGGAAACTGTTGATGCTATAGAGAGGGAAACCATGGATGCTATAGAGAGGGAAACCATGGATGCCATAGAGAGAGAAGCCGTGGATGCCATAGAGAAGGAAGCAGTTGATGCTATAGAGAGGGAACCCGCTGATGTCATAGAAAGGGTAACCGTTGATGCCATAGAAAGGGAAACCGTTGATGCCATAGAGAGGGAAGCCGTTGATGCCATAGAAAGGGAAACCGTTGATGCCATAGAGATGAAAACTGTTGATGCCATAGAGAGGGAAACTGTTGATGCCACAGAGATGAAAACTGTTGATGCCACAGAGAGGGAAACTGTTGATGCTATAGAGAGGGAAACTGTTGATGCTATAGAGAGGGAAACTGTTGATGCTATAGAGAGGGAAACTGTTGATGCCATAGAGATGAAAACTGTTGATGCCACAGAGAGGGAAACTGTTGATACCATAGAGAGGGAAACTGTTGATGCCATAGAAAGGGAAACTGTTGATGCTATAGAGAGGGAAACTGTTGATGCTATAGAGAGGGAAACTGCTGATGCCATAGAGATGAAAACTGTTGATGCTATAGAGAGGGAAGTTGTTGATACCATAGAGAGGGAAACCGTCGATACCATAGAGAACGATATTGTTCAGCCAATGCAAGGAAAACCAACCAATACCACAAAAGGCGAATCCTTCGATAACAAAGAGATTGAACCCATTGATACTAAAGGCAATGAAACAGTCGAAACCAAATACAAGGAAACCGTGTACACGAAAGACAGCGACGCCGTCGATACCACAGAGAACGAAACCGTCGATGTCATAGATAGCAAAACTGTATATGTCGTAGAATGCCAAATCGTAGATAGTAACATTGGTAGCGAAACCTTCGATACCGAAGAGAGACAAACTGTCCATACAACAAAGAGCGAAACCATTGGTACCAAAGATAGCCAAACTGTCTATACAACATGTACAGACAGCAAAACCATAGATGCCAAAGATAGCAGCACTGTTGATAGCAAACTTGAAGACAACGAAAACCTCGAAAACAGCAACACTGTAGATGCCAAACATGAAGACATCGAAACCCTTGATACCAAAGATAGACAAACTGGATTAAGAGACAGTGAAACCATTGATAACGTAAAAGACGACGAAATCGTCAG TGGCCAGACTTCAGATTGTGAAGAGAGTCAGATAAGTCATGGTAGAGAAATCGTACGGCAAAGTGAGAATCGGCATGGAGATGAAGGAATAGACGTGTTTTATGACAGCGATGAGGTCCTGGTAATTAAGGAAGATGGGGAAGACGTTCGAAGCAG GTCCAGCAGCGATTCGAGTACCGCGGTGGGGGAATATACATTCAATAGCGGTACGGACGAAGATGACACTGATCGTATACCAGATAAATCAACTAAAGAACCGATATGCAAACCTGGAGGTGATCACAGTGGACAATCTACAGACGTTGTGTCCAACGAAATAACAGTGAACGATAGTCTATTAACTATCGCTGCATATCAGAACACTCAAATGACGCTTGATTCTGTTCCCAACGTCGTCGACAATAACGACCAAGCTAGGGGTACCATGGTATACTCTAATGTCGTCACACAGACAATTGGACAAGGGCAAGAAGATGACACGACCCATGTTGACAAGAAAGTAGAGGATGGCAAAGAAACGAAATGTCAATGTAACGTTGATGCAGCAAGTACTGAAgctgatgtacaatgtacaatt AGAACTGGTAGTGTTTGTAGAGAACCGACCAAGGAGGGAAGGGCAGACCCTGACATTGACCACCAATTGTCAAGTATTCTACAACGTGTGAGGCAAAAAATTGACGATTATGAGGGTAAGACTGAAGGGGAAACCAAACAAGACGCCGCTTCAAATAG TGTGTCAAGAGTTGATAAGGAAGTTAGCAGCAGTCAATTGCAACCCTATCAAGTTCATTTGGAGACAGCTAGAACTTTTGAAGACGGAAATAGAAATGTTGAAGAAAACAGGACGAGAAATGTATTTAAGGTCAAG AGAGACCCTAAGCAAGGGAAGACGCCCGTCAAGACTCCACGGCCAACTACGTCACAAGCCACTACGTCACAATATGGAGAAGCTGATCCAAAGTTAGACGCAATTTTAAAACGACAGCGGCAAAGGTCAGACGTGGACGCAGACGACATCAATAAGCCAACACAGGAAATGGAGTCAGATTG TTGCAGGTCCATCGGTATGGAATCTAAATCCATCGATTCAGGGGTAACACGTGATCTTGACCTCGAAAGGGAAAACACGTCGGAACTCAAAACTGATATTGTCCAAAATTTCAAAGTGACATATGTATAA